The DNA sequence aataatttttatgattattagttaccaaaaaattaatatctaattatattataaatttttattaataatagataTTAATTTCAATATGAATAACTCTTAatttataacataatatttatttaatatatataatgattaattatttataatttctaaattaattattattaataatttttttagtgatatgctattataatatatatgtatattaatatttatgacaaaaatttataattattttagtaatttaatattttattattgaattaGAAATCGtgattgaaattaattattaatttaagaaCCAATTTTAACAGCCGAATCGGTGTGAATTATCAACCGACTTTAGTATCTAAATACTTTGTCATTAAATCTAAATcaattatcaaatttgaaaaaaataattcatcactcatttcattattaacaattattaatattttagtcaTTCAATTTTGATCATCATATATTACTTTTCTAATaaaagtaactattttagtCGGTTAAGACTCTCGTCACtaaaattactaattttaaaaaataaatttaattactagtaataagtaatattttcGATCACTAAAATTACAACATTTCTTTATCATATTTACGGTAGTTAGCTCTAGACATCTTGTTAGTAGTTTAAGTATGATTAGGTCTTTTTGTCCatttatttcaattagttaCGACTTTTAGATGATTTTCTGCTCCTCTAATATTTGACAAATTCAAAGTtaccaaaattaataaaataataacatataaatttcatgttaaacaaaaaataaaattaatatattttttattaacttgttTTACTTCATATTACttgttttacaaaaataaattattttataaataatgatattttaatttattttttttacttacttttaattcattactttaatcactattacattatttattttcatttttttaattatataatataatgaactaataaaaattaaaataatagattaaaaataaatcaaaaataataaattaaagtatcattatcattattttatatataactctCATACACTTTCATACACTTGTCAGTTACGACTTAAGACAATATAtgcaaataatttataatatatacgttaatataatattaatttgtattttattttttatttttagtatttttgtgaatcagaaatattttaagaaaatgtaaaaatgcAAAGTGATGGATAAacagaaataaacaaaaaaaaatctaataattacaataaatcaCTTTCacattacatattatatatatgatttaatttttactcatgaaaaataaaaaaaaaaatctaacgtGCAAAGAAATGAAGTATTTTCTAAACTTACTCTCTTTTATATTCTTAAGCCTCATTTTGTTCTAtctctcctttctttttctttttcttttctttttacttttctcacattttctttttgttttcttcaaattaaGCGTGGAGTTATTCATAAAGGCCTATCATTATCTTACATTGTCTATTTctctttcataaaaaaatagcttttatctatttatataaaCCAAATTAGTCATCTATTCTATTAAAATTTACGCATAATcctcttaaaaaattatacaacaaaattcgaatattttttagtattaattttttctataactgctaaaaaaattcaaattactGTTCCACcttaaaaaaagtttcaaaataaaatatcacaaattGAGTTTGTTTACTATGGAGGAAAACAATGCGAGAAGTGAGTGTTGCTGTCAGTTTACACTGCGTTTCTGAAGAATGAACGAACCAATGGATTTTGACCATTATGTTTTTTCTCTCACAAAAACCTTAGCCTCAAAGTAGATTTTGTTTATGCAGCGCCTATTTTCTGTTCGCTAATGTATGAATATACTTTAacttcatcaaataaaaaacaatttcattgacatgaataaaaaaatgctGACTGACatggtaaaagaaaaaaaaaaggtagttTTGtcattattaattgaaaaaaccaCTAACTATTAACATCAAGATTAGTGAAAAACATCAATTGAAAATAACATctaaatattgtaatattaattgaaaaaaccCTGGTGctgttcataaaaaataatccactaacatcaaaaaaataaaaaagaaaaacatttaagttGAATTAAGTTAAGCTTTTacactttttattaaataaaatttaacttaatttattctTACATGATTGAGtcatatattatgatttttcaattatttattttaatttattttttatgatataattatttatctattttttagaaattaatctctatttttacatgtttttaataaaattattttaacagttatttttttaatttaatttttaataaatataattatttcatatattaacttaataatattttaaaataatctcctactaatataatattatatatttaaaaattagtttcatAGTGTATACAAagtaataataaagtaaatgaaattataattatatttttattattttattattttattcgaATTAAGAAAAGTTCAAATTAAGCTAAATTAGTTTGAGTTGAATTTAATCCAACTGAAAAAAGTGAACCaaatttattcatattaaaCTTATCtgatatatgatataataaacAACCTTATTAACACTAAGTAACTCAATAGAGTAAAACTTAAAATCATTTGAACAAACcctaaaaaaagtaaaaaataaaaaacaaaggcTGAACTTtgataaagataattaatttaatttaatcccGTAAAGAAGCTAGGATCCTTGATCTCTGGCACAATCAATCGTATTGAAGTTGCATTTCACACTCTGTTGCTTAttcttcaatttccagattTAAGAGTCACTGTGTGTCTCTTTGCGGCCGCTGCAGCTGCAACTTCAACTTTTGTTGTAACCAAAAGCAGAATGAACGGCCGGTGGAGGTTTTCCCTCTTCTACACGTTCTTCAGAACCCGACACCCTTTTCGCCAATCCTCAATTTCCCCCCTCACTTCATCGACCCACCTTGCGTGCACCTCGAAGTTCCACTCTTTTTCCTCAATCCCCAGCACCCACTACGCGATGCGGCACAATCCAAGGAGTTTCAGTGGTGGGTCGGGCGAGTTGGACCACACCAAGGAGGTGGACACCATCAACCTTAAGTTTGCCGAGGCGAGGGAAGAGATAGAGATGGCGTTGGAGTCCAAAGACACCGTTTATTTCGACGAGGAAGCCGAGTGTGCACGCGACGCCGTCAATGAGGTTTTGGGCATGTTCGAGAACTTGTTGGCCAAGTTGCCGGAGAAAGAAAGAGGGGCTTTGCAGAGATCTATGGGTCTCAAGATTGAACAATTGAAGGCTGAAATTGCACAATTGGATGAGTAAGAGGTTTTGGTATTTGATGGTTGTGACTTCTTCATCACTTATTTGCGAGAACCGATTATTGTTGTTCTTTTCATTTAAAGGGATGTTCGTTTTGTTATACCAACTATTGGATTTTGTGATAGTGCGAGGAAACTAGTTTATTGAGATGCTTATTAGATATTAGGAAACTGAAAGTAAcaatcaataaatttattttagtaagaTAATAACTCTTACTGTTGTTTGCACTTCTCCCATCCTCTGCTGATGCTTGTTGTTCTGCTTATTTTAGCTGTGGGATGAACATTTGGATAATCTGCTTCTAAGTTAGAACATGTcggtattttatattttataccattctaatgtagttttttttaacTATGTTAGCAACTGGTACATtacataatactaataaatagcCAAACATTTTTCAAGCCTTAAGTCTTCACTTCACACTTCCACTTCTAGCTGTTTAGTTTGTTGCTGCATAACTGATTCAACGCGATGATTACCATATTAAAGTCTGCAGACTGTGGGAGTGAACGAATTGTCTTTATATGCAGAAGTTGTTAGTCTGGTTCTATTCTTATAGGCATAGCTTAACTCATGAAGAAAGACAAGTGTGACTAACATGAAATCTTAATCTCCTTTGAGTTGACAATCCCTAAAGCAATAAAGTGAATAAACCACAGCTGCTTACTACAGATAGGCTTCATGGGCAAAGGAGTTCTTGTATCTGATTTTGGCAATGCTAATTCAACTGACTTAAATTATGGATAATTAGTGGTTGTCAACTTTTTTCTTTAGCGTAATTTCATGTGTTTGGTGTCGGTtcaataatttatcattttccttcttttaaatatacaataatactaattgggtttttttttttacatcgaTACTAATTGATGGTCGATGTGCTTGTCATTACTACATATGTCAACAATGTGAATGGCTGACCATGCCAAATAGGTGTACATGGAAacaataatttgtaattttggaGTCTTACTCCCAAGTTTGGGCCTTTCTGAAGACCCATTAAGAAACCATTTGTCCTGCCGTATGGATTTGTTTGCATAAACTTCTACATAAGTTCAAGTATGTTGGGTCTGTCTTAGATAATAATTCTAGGTTATCCTGCGGTTAATATACAAGAGGAAAGCTTGTAGTAGCAAATGGGAAATATAAGAATGCATATACTTGTGTCATTCAAAAGATTGTGAATTCGGTAGTGACCAAGTGATACTAATCTGAAATGACAAGGTTAAATTCCTTGGTAGaactatatatatttcttttaaactaCACTTAGGAGGAAATATTACTGTAAGGATTGTCGATTCAGAAAATCAAGACGAGCTTTCTGTGATCATCGCAGTTCCACTGATAGAGAATGAAGGTATAAGAAAGGGAAAGTAATCCCTTGTGTTAGCTCCAGAAAGAATCCATTTTCTTAAATCAGTATTGTTCAATACAGTTACTGTATGGTCTAAGCATGAAGGAACAAATGTTAAGATGCCAACTTCTTGATAAGTTTAAGATTAGCATGGGAAAATTATCCTTACATGAAAATTGACAGATAGTCTTACAGAACAATCTAAAGAAACCAGCAGAGACACAATTTGAAATAACAGTGCTGTAGTGAAAGAAAACAGAAATGAAATCTAAAATAGCACTTTTTTTACTGTTGACAAAATTTGCTATCATACAAAAAAGGTGGAGGTCCGTGGAGGGATGAATGCAATGAGAATTAAGAAGGGAGATTCAGAGAGGAAACTGATGAGCATGACGATTCTGCCTTTTGACGAACATTGTCTGACAAATGAACGCGCAATGTAGTGTGTCTGATAAGACATGGAAGAAGGAGGGGGAAGCAAGACTTTGTTTCCTTTTGTCTCCTTACACGCTGCTATCTTGGCCCCCACACCCAAGCCTCTCCATATGGCTCCTGCCTCTGTAAGTCGATTCTCCAAAGTAAAAAATAAGGCTTCTATTATTCTACTTCCTATTTCATGATATGACAACCATTCCAGGTCCTCTCCACTTACATTCAGAAATCTTTACAGCCATCACTTCTTCACCATTGCAATAGTACTtcagtaaagaaaataaaccaCAATAAACTAGTCATTTTGGTCATCTTGGATCGgttaataacattaaatcttatatttttttcttatataaacttTCTGATCTCAGCTTTCtctgaatttaatttaagtacTTATCTTTTGACATTGAGCAATAATTGAATGAAATTCAACAAATGCGATGGCATGATgtgtaaacttaaaaaaatcagTTCTTTCATTATTGAAGCTTTAATTTCTCTGCAGGAAAGCATGCTCTTTGTCTATAGCCATTATTATTGTTCAAGGAAATTTCTGAGCCAATGGGCCCAAAGGTTCCGAATTTTCCTGTTAGGTCACCTCACACCTTTCGGCTCTCTCTGGTCTCTTGTACCCTTTTGTTGATGCGAAAACTAATGTCGCCAAAGAAATTATATACGTAGAATCAGAATAagatctaaaatattttttaaaataaatgaataagtGCGTGTTTAAGCTTTGATGTAGGAGACTTGGAATTGGAAGTGACATGGACATTATCGAAATGGAGGCACATGAATTCAGCTAAGTTTTAAATGCTTGATTTCTATGTTTACAAAACTTGAGACAGTGCCCAATCATAACGGGGCTTTTCGCCActtaaatcaaagtaaaaacCTTGTAGATTCTTGTGATCGGAAGCTTTAACTCTATAATTCTCAgctttgtaagaaaaatatatatcattttggttattttttacTCATTTCTTCACTGTCTTTCTGCAAGGAAAAAGAACAAAGTGAATTTCACAAAACTTAAAAAGTTAACATATGGATTTTATAACTTCAGCAACAACAATAAGGgtgtttgaaaaatatatatattacttttggTTCCTACCTTAAAACCAATTTGTTGAAGAAATTATCAGAAGAATTTCAAGCAGATAAAGTGGTAGCATTCAACAAGCACGTAAATGGTGTCGAAACACAAATAGTACTGCTTCACGATGACGTGATGTGGATTACTGACATCTGTATTTCTAAAACTGTACAACAATGGCCGTTTCAGCGAAACATTAGTTCCTCTCTAGCTCCCTACTCTCGAATTTCCACGTTAGCAGCACCCTCATTTCCATCATGGAAGAGATGAAAATCAATCACTAACCATTGGAGTTTAGAAgcaaaagaaacaaagaaaaaaaataaaggggTGGAATCAGCTTTGATTTAAGGACTGTTTTATTAGAGGTTGAGAGGTCTTTCCCATCTCCTCAGGTTGGCTCTTCACCTCCATTAGTAGTGCAACCACTTCCTTCATTGTGGGGCGCTCTGATGGGGAAGAGTTCACACAAAACATAGCAATTCCAAGTGTTTGAAGCATCTCTTGCACCATTTGATCTGGTAGACCTTGCAGCTTTGTGTCTAGTATTGAAACGGCTGGTTCAAAGCTTCCCATCTTCCTCTTCACCCATTCCACTATGTGTTGGCCATCTCCAACATGGGATTCAACAGCACTGCGACCACTTAGAATCTCTAGCAAAACCACCCCATAACTATAGACATCACTCTTCTCTGTTATGTTCATGGAGTAGCCATATTCTGCGTTAGTGATAAAACATGGTTAGTTTTGAACCAATAgcattaaatgataaaatacggatgtcatcatattcatacattCCTGGGCTTGAATTGAACGTGTGCACATTGTTTCTACATTTAAACCAATAGCACTAAATAACAAATTAAGGGCAttgattttatcaattatgtaaAGGATGTAAGAAAGGTTCGAGAAAGTAAAGCAAGATAAGCTGACTTACCTGGAGCAATATAACCATAGGAACCAGCAACTCTGGACATTGCATGATGATAATTTGGCGAATGCATTAGCTTTGCAAGACCAAAATCTGCCAGATATGCCTCAAATTTGGAGTCTAGAAGTATGTTATTGCACTTGACATCTCTATGGAGAATTGCAGGTACGCAATCATGATGAAGGTAAGCTAGACCTTGAGCTGATCCGACAGCAATCTTGTATCTTGTTTCCCAGTCTAAGTTCCTGTTCGCTTGTAATAGCTGTCGCAGATTACCATTTGGGATGTAGTTATAGAGAAGAAGATTAACGCTCCTGTTAGAGCAATAGCCTATGAGCCTCACTATGTTCCTATGCCGAATGTATCCAAGAATCTGTATCTCTGCAGCAAAAGAATCCACTATTTCATCTGCTTTGCTTGCTTTCCAAAGCTTCTTTACTGCAATCAACTCCCCATTTGGCATCTCAGCCTTATACACAACACCTGAGCAGCCCTTTCCAATCACATTTTCATCTTTCAAGCAATCCAAGATATTATCGATGCTGAAGTTTACTTTCTGAAATGGGATGAAAGTCCAAGGATAAGAGAAATCCTCAGTTCCTAATGTGGAAGTTGATGCCCCCAATGTTTTTTCAACCTTGTATCCATGATTACGAGTTACTAGAATCCAGGAAGCAATGAGAATTATAGTAACCGAGGCTAGAATGACTGTGACCAAAGCAATGGTTTTTGCAGATTTCAAACCATTTTTTCGAATCAGACTAGAAGAACAGGTAGCCCCATCAATGGACTGACAAAGCTCAGGGTTCTGAATATATGAACTGGAGGATAGTGTTCTGAAGAATGGAGTAACTGGGATAGGACCTGAGAAGTTGTTGTAGGAGATATTGAGAGAGGTGAGGCTAGTGAGAGACCCCAGAACCTTGATTTCTCCATAAAGCATGTTGTGAGAAAGATCAAGCGATTGTAACTGTGTCAAAGCAGACACTGATTCTGGGATCTCTCCTGTAAATGAATTGTAGCTCAAGTCCAAACTGATGGTTAAGCTTGTAACATGACCAATCTCAGGGGGTATGCCACCAGAGAGGCTGTTGTAACTCAAATCCAGAAGAGTTAACTTCTGCAAATTTCTAATGGATTTTGGGATTGATCCTGTCAGTACGTTATTGTTGAGGATGAGCTTGTTTAAATAGCTGAAGTTTCCGAAGCTCCAAGGAATTTCTCCTGTCAAACTGTTTCTACTGAGATCAAGCTGCTCCAAATTTTCAAGCTCCCCAATCACAGATGGAATTTCCCCGGTGAGGTAGTTGTTGTGCACATCTAACAGCTCAAGAACTGTGATATTAGCAATCTCCACTGGTATGCTTCCAGAGAAATTATTCATGTACAGGTCGAGAAACACCAGATTTTGCAATTGACCTATCTCTTTAGGAATCTGGCCTGAAAGCTGGTTCTCTCCAACCCTCAACCTCACCAAAGACTGGCAATTTGCAACACTTGGTGGCAATCCTCCTGTTAATGAATTGCCCAGAAGCAGAAGCTTACTCAGCTTCTTCAAGCCGAAAATCTCTTCTGGTATAGAACCTGTTAGCTTATTCCTTGAAAGATCAAGTGCATAGAGTTCTGTGCAGTTTCCAAAAGATGATGGTATGGTTCCAGACACTAGATTACCCCATAAGAAAAAGCTCTGCAGAACCTTTAATTTACCTAACTCCCAGGGAATAGTACCTGATAACTGATTCTTGTCGAGCTGAACAGTGGAAAGGCTGGCACAGTTGCTCAACTGCCATGGTATTTTACCTGTGAGTGAATTATCTGATAGATGAAGCTGTTCTAGAACCACCAGCTTCCCAAAGTCCCCCGGTATTTCACCAGAGAGGTCATTAGAAGAGACATCAAATATAACAAGTGATGAACAGTTTGAGAGCTCTGCTGGGATTGGACCAGTTAAGGCATTGCCCCAAAGTAGCAAGCTAGTAAGTTTTTGCAACTTGCTCAATTGCGGAGGGATAGAACCAGTGAGCTTATTCATGTGCAGATACAGATTTCTCAGCTCAGAACACAACCCAAGCTCTGGAGGCATTGAACCAGAAATTTCAGTATCATAAAGTGCTAGAGTCTGTAGATTGATCAAGTTACCAAATGTAGAAGGAATGGCACCAGAAAGTCCCGTGGCAGCCGCACCAAAAGTGGTGAGGTTGGTGAGCAGGCCTAACTGTGAAGGGATTTGTCCAGTGAGATATGGATTGCCCCCTATCCGAAACTGCTGCAGAGATGTCAAAGAGCCTAGCTGTGATGGGATTGAGCCGTTGAGAAGATTGTCTTGGAGGCAGAGAACTTCAAGTGAAGTGAGATTAGAAAGATGTTGAGGAATGCTTCCTGTCAATCTGTTGGAGTTCAAGAAAAGGAATTGAAGTAAAGAGAGGCTTCCAAGTTCAGCAGGTATGGAACCAGTGAGAGAGTTTGAGGAGAGGTCAAGCAGCTGAAGATGGGAAAGTTGACCAAAAGAGGGTGGAATGGTGCCAGAGACATTGGTGGAAGAGAGATTGAGAAGTTGAAGCATTGATAAAGAGGATAGCTGAGGAGGTAAATAGGAGAGGTTGAGAAAAGTATCTGGAATAGAGAGGGAGATAACTCTACCTTGTGGGGAGCAAGTGATACCTTTCCATGAACATGGTGTTGAGCTTGATGGGTTCCATGAGGAGAGAACAGGTGATGATTTTGCAGCAGAGCCTGCTGCAGGCAGAAGAGAAAGAAGGGATTGTCCATCGGGTGAGAGACAAGTGACTCCTATCTTTGTCAGGGTGAGGCAGAAAAATATCATGGAAAATAACAAAGTGGTAACACTCCGGGGAACAATGCTTTCCATTTGGACTACGAAAATGGCTTGGTTTTGGAGATTAAGAACTTGGTCTAATGGAGTGTTGGTTATAGTGAATGATAGTGATTGGTGAAGCTGAAGCTGAAAAAAGTCCACTCTAGGAGACCAAGTGCATGTGCAAGAGGGTCTCTGTTGCTTGAGTTTCACACTAGCGTTTTCAATACTAGCATGTGAAAGACTACATGTATATCTGAGATATACAGTGAAGAATGCAATCTATTTCCCTCTTACCCCAGAAAGTGGCTCTGCTCTCACTACTACCAAATGGTAGAATCAAAGCTAGGCTTCTGATGATGCTTATTGTTTACTGAGCTTCTGTTCCTGCACTCGTGATGCTATGCAAATGGTGATGGAAATGGTGGCATGGCCATCTAAGTTCTGGCACTTGTGGTGCATGCACTGTTGTTGGTTTCCATGATTCGGGTGACTGCTTGCAGGTAATAATAACAAAGGAGAATACCTCAGCGGTGGTAGTGCGGTGGCTGAGCTTTTCTGAGTTCAATGCACTTTGAAAACCTCCACTCTCAATATCTCTTTTACATTTAAATAGTAGTTAGTGTAGTTCTAACTTCGTTGTTTGGCTGTATTCTTTGTTGTGTGCATGTACCAAATTGACCCTCCATTATGTAGGATATGTAGTTTGTGAATTGGGACATAGACCTTTTACAAAAACCAAATTGTTCTCCAATCACTCACTGACACTCCCTTACCCTTTCATTATCTTACTATTTAGGGAGGAGTGGGGCTTCACTGTTTGTTCTTGTACCTGCTGTAGTGACTGACTTATCACACAGACAAAAATTCTCACGCCATTGATGAATCCTGTGAATTCGTATCTATATTCACATGACTTAAAACTGAATCAGTATTCATTAATGATAATGAAGTTAAGCAGAGAGGAGgaaattattttctaatctACAACATATATGTGTTGTTAATTTTGAAGTATATCAATCAAAGTAACTGTTTGCTACAAAAtgttttaaaagtatattacaaaaattagaCCAACAAATTTATGGGTCCAACGAGGAAAGAATTCTCTTCCGATATGTAACATCGATGAAATCTGAATCTAATTTACATaagaaattgatattattttcaactcaaaattttaaaacagtaaatttatgaatttttatttctatgttCTAACGTTTTCTTGTCTATTTAATGTGGGAGTTACACTCAGTCTTGATTATTAACAAAACTGTAAGACTTCTGACAGTGAAAGCAACTTTGATGTAAATAA is a window from the Vigna unguiculata cultivar IT97K-499-35 chromosome 7, ASM411807v1, whole genome shotgun sequence genome containing:
- the LOC114190493 gene encoding uncharacterized protein LOC114190493 — encoded protein: MNGRWRFSLFYTFFRTRHPFRQSSISPLTSSTHLACTSKFHSFSSIPSTHYAMRHNPRSFSGGSGELDHTKEVDTINLKFAEAREEIEMALESKDTVYFDEEAECARDAVNEVLGMFENLLAKLPEKERGALQRSMGLKIEQLKAEIAQLDE
- the LOC114190340 gene encoding probable LRR receptor-like serine/threonine-protein kinase At1g34110, producing the protein MESIVPRSVTTLLFSMIFFCLTLTKIGVTCLSPDGQSLLSLLPAAGSAAKSSPVLSSWNPSSSTPCSWKGITCSPQGRVISLSIPDTFLNLSYLPPQLSSLSMLQLLNLSSTNVSGTIPPSFGQLSHLQLLDLSSNSLTGSIPAELGSLSLLQFLFLNSNRLTGSIPQHLSNLTSLEVLCLQDNLLNGSIPSQLGSLTSLQQFRIGGNPYLTGQIPSQLGLLTNLTTFGAAATGLSGAIPSTFGNLINLQTLALYDTEISGSMPPELGLCSELRNLYLHMNKLTGSIPPQLSKLQKLTSLLLWGNALTGPIPAELSNCSSLVIFDVSSNDLSGEIPGDFGKLVVLEQLHLSDNSLTGKIPWQLSNCASLSTVQLDKNQLSGTIPWELGKLKVLQSFFLWGNLVSGTIPSSFGNCTELYALDLSRNKLTGSIPEEIFGLKKLSKLLLLGNSLTGGLPPSVANCQSLVRLRVGENQLSGQIPKEIGQLQNLVFLDLYMNNFSGSIPVEIANITVLELLDVHNNYLTGEIPSVIGELENLEQLDLSRNSLTGEIPWSFGNFSYLNKLILNNNVLTGSIPKSIRNLQKLTLLDLSYNSLSGGIPPEIGHVTSLTISLDLSYNSFTGEIPESVSALTQLQSLDLSHNMLYGEIKVLGSLTSLTSLNISYNNFSGPIPVTPFFRTLSSSSYIQNPELCQSIDGATCSSSLIRKNGLKSAKTIALVTVILASVTIILIASWILVTRNHGYKVEKTLGASTSTLGTEDFSYPWTFIPFQKVNFSIDNILDCLKDENVIGKGCSGVVYKAEMPNGELIAVKKLWKASKADEIVDSFAAEIQILGYIRHRNIVRLIGYCSNRSVNLLLYNYIPNGNLRQLLQANRNLDWETRYKIAVGSAQGLAYLHHDCVPAILHRDVKCNNILLDSKFEAYLADFGLAKLMHSPNYHHAMSRVAGSYGYIAPEYGYSMNITEKSDVYSYGVVLLEILSGRSAVESHVGDGQHIVEWVKRKMGSFEPAVSILDTKLQGLPDQMVQEMLQTLGIAMFCVNSSPSERPTMKEVVALLMEVKSQPEEMGKTSQPLIKQSLNQS